One region of Centropristis striata isolate RG_2023a ecotype Rhode Island chromosome 3, C.striata_1.0, whole genome shotgun sequence genomic DNA includes:
- the LOC131963055 gene encoding phosphatidylinositol 5-phosphate 4-kinase type-2 gamma-like, with protein MSSPGATSNPLNSLAPKRKTKKKHFVQQKVEVFRASDPVLSVLMWGVNHSINDLSQVPVPVMLLPDDFKASTKIKVSNHLFNKENLPGQFKFKDYCPQVFRNLRERFGIEDQDYLVSLARSPPLKDEEGQRVELLLTSFDRTLVVKEISSEEVEEMHNTLSEYHQHIVTCHGNTLLPQFLAMYRVTVESEDTYLLVMRNMFSHRLHVHRKYDLKGSLVSREASFKEKVKELPTYKDIDFRNNMQKVYVSDEEKEKITDKLNRDIEFLVHMRIMDYSLLLGIHDVERAERDEEEEMESSYEEEEEDENGFAPAQGSTSSEGIGGYMNSFKPMGPGEFDPYVDVYAIQSAVGAPQREVYFMGLIDVLTQYDTKKKAAHAAKAVKHGAGAEISTVHPEQYAKRFREFITKIFA; from the exons ATGTCCTCTCCCGGTGCCACCTCCAACCCTCTGAACAGTCTGGCgccaaaaaggaaaacaaagaagaaacacTTCGTGCAGCAGAAAGTGGAGGTTTTCCGAGCCAGTGACCCCGTGTTGAGCGTGCTGATGTGGGGAGTCAATCACTCG ATTAATGACCTGAGCCAGGTGCCTGTGCCTGTCATGCTGCTTCCAGACGACTTCAAAGCCAGCACCAAGATCAAAGTCAGCAACCACCTCTTCAACAA AGAGAATCTTCCAGGACAGTTCAAATTCAAAGACTACTGCCCGCAGGTGTTCAGAAACCTGCGAGAGCGCTTCGGAATTGAGGACCAAGATTACCTG GTGTCTCTGGCCCGCAGTCCTCCACTGAAAGACGAGGAGGGGCAGCgggtggagctgctgctgacatCATTCGACCGCACTTTGGTAGTAAAAGAAATCTCCAGTGAGGAGGTGGAAGAAATGCACAACACCCTCTCTGAGTACCACCAG CATATCGTCACCTGCCACGGCAACACGCTGCTGCCTCAGTTCCTGGCCATGTACAGAGTCACTGTGGAGAGCGAGGACACCTACCTGTTAGTCATGAGGAACATGTTCAGCCACAGACTGCACGTACACAGGAAGTATGACCTCAAG GGGTCCCTGGTGTCTCGTGAAGCAAGTTTTAAAGAGAAG GTGAAGGAGCTGCCCACTTACAAAGACATAGACTTCAGGAATAACATGCAAAAAGTTTACGTGAGCGacgaggagaaagagaagatcACGGACAAGCTGAACAGAGATATCGAG TTTCTGGTGCACATGAGGATCATGGACTACAGCCTACTTCTGGGTATCCACGACGTCGAGCGAGCCGAgagggacgaggaggaggaaatggAGTCGTCCtatgaagaggaagaggaggatgaaaaTGGCTTTGCTCCTGCTCAAGGCTCCACCTCCTCTGAAGGCATCGGTGGCTACATGAACTCCTTCAAACCCATGGGTCCCGGCGAGTTCGACCCGTATGTGGATGTGTACGCCATTCAGAGCGCTGTAG GTGCACCCCAGAGGGAGGTGTATTTTATGGGTCTGATTGACGTGCTGACACAGTACGACACCAAGAAGAAAGCTGCTCACGCTGCCAAGGCTGTCAAACACGGG GCAGGAGCAGAAATCTCAACAGTTCACCCAGAGCAGTACGCTAAACGTTTCCGGGAATTCATCACTAAGATCTTTGCCTAG